A window from Chitinophaga filiformis encodes these proteins:
- a CDS encoding response regulator, with product MPDISLPVILMLEHDPDDRFLTTTVFEEQQYQVQLEFINTSKALFTYLEQCRLSGQPYPAVILINLNITPQDGKEVLKQLKADMEYRHLPVVILSESNDPKIAKECYALGASSFVQKPDAFDRTNEKIRNFFKYWFETVVLP from the coding sequence ATGCCAGACATCTCTCTACCTGTGATCTTAATGCTGGAACACGATCCGGATGATCGATTTCTAACCACTACTGTTTTTGAGGAGCAGCAATACCAGGTACAGCTGGAATTTATAAATACCAGCAAAGCTTTATTTACTTACCTGGAGCAGTGCCGGCTCTCTGGCCAGCCATATCCTGCTGTAATACTGATCAATCTTAACATCACCCCACAGGACGGTAAGGAGGTACTAAAACAATTGAAGGCAGATATGGAATACCGCCATCTGCCGGTAGTTATCCTTTCAGAATCAAATGATCCGAAGATTGCGAAGGAATGCTACGCGCTGGGTGCCAGTTCATTTGTACAGAAACCGGACGCGTTTGACAGGACCAATGAAAAGATCCGCAATTTTTTCAAATATTGGTTTGAAACCGTAGTGTTGCCATAG
- a CDS encoding sensor histidine kinase, with translation MNTTIEALTQKKNFFPFCLSHEEIMHPIEVFNDFCDASDLQAEKQRLDKLLKAISRSDAYDKKTCYDLVDKEYRRLIEAAFLLVHSHANREIAVERFLALFAHEIKSQLSGASLAVESLVDKTDSFFVTRPDVAFYLTTLQSILSGSMFILKNMINTACFRDEYFALRAEVSPFNIAAFIDDCTVACHILDERFNKNLIVELNNLQHKTIVTDKVKLGQVVQNFLHNAYKYSEGREIQLIAAESDGHMSFSVLSYGHTISAQEINKLMRLYYHAGPGETGYGIGLYLCELYAETLGGKIEITSNDGLTCFTIRIPCEIRD, from the coding sequence ATGAATACAACAATTGAAGCGTTAACTCAGAAAAAGAATTTCTTCCCGTTTTGTCTCTCGCATGAAGAGATAATGCATCCAATAGAAGTTTTTAACGATTTCTGCGATGCCTCCGATCTGCAAGCGGAAAAGCAACGGCTGGACAAGTTACTTAAGGCTATCTCCCGATCGGACGCTTATGATAAAAAGACCTGCTATGACCTGGTTGATAAAGAATACAGGAGACTGATTGAAGCAGCATTCCTATTGGTTCATAGCCACGCCAACAGGGAGATAGCAGTGGAACGATTCCTGGCATTGTTTGCACACGAGATCAAATCGCAACTTTCAGGCGCATCTCTGGCGGTGGAATCGTTAGTCGACAAAACCGATTCCTTCTTTGTGACCAGACCAGATGTCGCCTTTTATCTTACAACGCTGCAATCTATTCTTTCCGGCAGCATGTTTATCCTAAAAAATATGATCAATACCGCCTGTTTCAGAGATGAGTATTTCGCATTGAGAGCGGAGGTGTCACCCTTCAATATAGCAGCGTTCATTGATGACTGCACTGTTGCATGTCACATCCTTGATGAACGATTTAACAAAAACCTGATTGTCGAATTGAACAACCTGCAGCATAAAACCATTGTTACCGACAAAGTTAAACTGGGACAAGTAGTTCAAAACTTCCTCCATAATGCTTACAAGTATAGCGAGGGCAGAGAGATTCAACTAATTGCTGCAGAATCGGACGGCCATATGTCCTTCTCAGTCCTAAGCTACGGTCATACAATTTCTGCACAGGAGATCAATAAGCTGATGAGATTGTATTATCACGCCGGTCCCGGTGAAACAGGGTATGGGATAGGATTGTATCTATGCGAGCTATATGCAGAGACACTGGGCGGCAAGATCGAAATTACAAGTAATGATGGCCTCACCTGTTTCACCATCCGTATTCCATGCGAAATACGGGATTAG
- a CDS encoding DUF6266 family protein, translated as MARLKKGLLNGFSGMIGNAVGYELKGQYILRSRPKKSTKPPTEKQLACRAKMRIINSVLNGFSPFVKIGFAATAKDQTFTPYNAAVAYQLNHAITGSYPNYEIDYSKLRVTEGVIITDDLHPTVFLQGDTLLFNWTPAIDYPAGTDHVMLLAYAPALGQAVYNLCGAKRRTGQDVLQLPQSWRQQKIKTYLAFRSETSSMCSNSLYLGTV; from the coding sequence ATGGCACGACTTAAAAAAGGGCTCTTAAACGGCTTCTCAGGAATGATAGGTAATGCAGTGGGCTATGAATTGAAAGGACAGTATATACTCCGCTCCCGGCCTAAAAAAAGTACCAAACCTCCCACCGAGAAACAGCTGGCCTGCCGGGCGAAGATGCGGATCATCAATAGCGTCCTAAACGGGTTTTCTCCTTTTGTAAAAATTGGCTTTGCAGCAACTGCCAAAGACCAGACCTTCACCCCCTATAACGCCGCCGTAGCTTATCAGCTGAACCACGCCATAACCGGTAGTTACCCCAATTATGAAATAGACTACAGCAAACTGCGTGTTACGGAAGGCGTGATCATTACCGATGACCTTCATCCTACCGTCTTCCTGCAGGGCGATACACTGCTATTCAACTGGACCCCCGCTATAGATTACCCCGCCGGTACGGATCATGTTATGCTACTGGCATATGCGCCTGCGCTAGGGCAAGCAGTTTATAATTTATGCGGCGCCAAAAGAAGGACTGGTCAGGATGTCCTTCAGCTACCTCAAAGCTGGCGGCAACAAAAAATTAAGACCTACCTGGCATTCAGGAGTGAGACCAGTAGTATGTGTAGTAACAGCCTATATTTAGGTACCGTTTAA
- a CDS encoding S41 family peptidase translates to MLSRFTSVMLTFLFIMAGKAFAQKAENCNCTDIMRFVQQKVETVYAGFPNKVTAANKKEYDLLLKMLIKQSSAIHNVDSCYLLTRQYTAFFKDAHVRTQYNWEYVRQHRERIDSLKKVMYNGKVLTSHITNSTAFKQIDDSTVLLTLPSFEQKYKAIIDSLVKSNVELLKATPHLIVDLRNNDGGYDMTYASLMPFIYSNPFVVYYREVRVSPDAIALYKEALGKPDIGDQMKAFFDRAIALLEERKAGFVNFAGKCTDTIKMELFFSRPERVSIITDRATGSSAENFVSMARQSKRVTVFGDNTRGVVDYGDVVWLNPPGCPFMELVIPTQRSCRLSEATVDSIGFPPDVRIPADVDAYQYILDWVTKQSVRSKINP, encoded by the coding sequence ATGTTATCCAGATTTACCAGCGTCATGCTTACCTTTCTATTCATAATGGCGGGTAAGGCCTTTGCGCAAAAGGCGGAAAATTGTAACTGTACCGACATTATGCGTTTTGTGCAGCAAAAAGTAGAGACTGTTTATGCCGGATTCCCCAACAAAGTAACTGCTGCTAATAAAAAGGAGTATGATCTGTTGTTGAAGATGCTTATTAAGCAATCATCTGCAATACATAACGTAGATAGTTGTTATTTGCTGACCCGTCAATATACCGCATTTTTTAAGGATGCACATGTCAGAACACAATATAACTGGGAATATGTCCGTCAGCACCGTGAGCGGATTGATTCTCTGAAGAAAGTGATGTACAACGGGAAGGTTCTAACTTCACATATCACCAACAGTACTGCCTTTAAGCAGATAGATGATAGTACTGTATTATTAACGCTACCATCTTTTGAGCAAAAGTATAAGGCAATCATTGATAGTCTTGTGAAATCGAATGTGGAGCTGCTCAAGGCAACACCTCATCTCATAGTTGACTTGCGTAATAATGATGGTGGGTATGACATGACATATGCTTCATTAATGCCGTTTATTTATAGTAATCCATTTGTTGTATACTACCGGGAAGTAAGGGTATCTCCTGACGCAATAGCGTTATACAAAGAAGCCCTTGGTAAACCAGACATCGGAGATCAAATGAAAGCGTTTTTTGATCGTGCTATCGCCTTACTTGAAGAAAGAAAGGCCGGGTTTGTCAATTTTGCGGGCAAATGTACCGACACCATTAAAATGGAACTGTTTTTTTCCCGCCCGGAGAGAGTTAGTATCATCACGGATAGAGCTACTGGAAGTTCTGCAGAGAATTTTGTAAGTATGGCAAGACAGAGCAAGCGTGTGACTGTTTTTGGTGACAACACACGAGGAGTGGTAGATTACGGGGATGTTGTCTGGTTGAATCCACCCGGATGTCCCTTCATGGAATTAGTCATTCCTACCCAGCGATCATGCCGTCTATCTGAGGCGACAGTTGATAGTATAGGTTTTCCACCTGATGTGCGTATTCCGGCGGATGTTGACGCATATCAGTATATATTGGACTGGGTGACGAAACAGTCTGTACGCAGTAAAATAAATCCGTAA
- a CDS encoding phosphatase PAP2 family protein gives MNVKVINNYSKLKPSLFYLPISLLAAITLFLHHKDALHTDKYVQIQKDVFFFINYNLGQYPDIIYNLTQLGDASIILSILSIFILYAPKMWESLMSASLVSLVFSVGLKNILRVPRPAVMFDNNCFVIIGKKAVGFASLPSGHSITVFTTFTVLLFAFMPEKPPHKILWVLFTIITGLTIAFTRVGVGAHYPLDVIIGSIVGYISGLAGIFISRKYSIWAWVNNKKYYPIFILSLLACFMSLISQVIDKNLIILYFVLICVIFPIYKMAYAFIKR, from the coding sequence ATGAATGTAAAGGTTATTAATAATTATTCTAAGCTCAAACCATCTCTATTTTATTTGCCCATATCCTTGTTGGCCGCAATTACTTTATTTTTACACCACAAGGATGCTTTACACACTGATAAATATGTACAGATTCAAAAGGACGTTTTCTTTTTTATTAACTATAATTTAGGCCAATACCCGGATATCATTTACAATCTTACCCAATTAGGAGATGCTTCAATTATCTTGTCTATTTTAAGCATTTTCATATTGTACGCGCCTAAAATGTGGGAGTCATTAATGTCGGCATCGCTTGTTTCCCTTGTATTCTCTGTCGGTTTAAAAAATATACTTCGCGTGCCGAGACCCGCTGTAATGTTTGATAATAATTGCTTTGTTATTATCGGGAAAAAAGCTGTTGGTTTTGCCAGTTTACCATCCGGACACTCAATTACAGTATTTACAACATTTACTGTTCTGTTGTTTGCATTTATGCCCGAAAAGCCGCCCCATAAAATCTTATGGGTTCTTTTTACAATCATAACAGGATTAACTATTGCGTTTACAAGGGTAGGCGTAGGAGCGCACTATCCGCTAGACGTTATCATTGGCAGTATTGTCGGATATATTTCGGGACTGGCAGGAATCTTTATCAGCCGGAAGTATAGCATCTGGGCCTGGGTCAACAATAAAAAATACTATCCTATTTTTATCTTATCATTACTGGCTTGTTTTATGTCATTGATCAGCCAGGTAATCGACAAAAATTTGATAATATTATATTTTGTATTAATTTGCGTGATTTTTCCGATCTACAAAATGGCTTATGCGTTTATTAAAAGATAA
- the eptA gene encoding phosphoethanolamine--lipid A transferase EptA, with the protein MRLLKDNIKIVHFSLLLSCLNFLFFHFPFFKFIFTNVDYKSFNGITIIICFIILAVVANAFAFFLLLFLLRFVGKIILVLFFVVSAIAVYFINTYGVIIDGGMVGNVLNTNYTEAAGFFSIKLLLYAIVLGVIPAIIIIKAQIVYVTFKRFLAITSATLLFMLIVVFANAQNWLWVDKNSPVLGGLAMPWSYTVNLSLHYIHKQQENEKEILLPDATIKDNQKSVVVLVIGESARRENFSLYGYSKNTNPLLSKTPGVFHFNATSCATYTTAGVKCILEHKNTGDLYEILPNYLYRNGVEVAWRTTNWGEPPVHIKNYLGKDALMKDCKGEGCEYDEVLLNNLKEQIAASTKNKVLIILHTSTSHGPEYSKKYPPQFETFKPVCNSVELAKCSTTELVNAYDNTIGYTDYILYNVIEDLKQLKEYRSAMIFVSDHGESLGEKNLYMHGMPLRLAPKQQYEIPFIVWTSDNSLKQLNTENSLSQEYVFHSVLNFLGIQSPVYNEELNIFK; encoded by the coding sequence ATGCGTTTATTAAAAGATAATATAAAAATCGTCCACTTTTCTTTACTACTAAGTTGTCTTAACTTCTTATTCTTTCATTTTCCCTTTTTCAAATTCATTTTTACTAATGTAGATTATAAAAGTTTTAACGGCATCACCATAATTATTTGTTTTATTATTCTGGCGGTGGTTGCAAATGCTTTTGCCTTTTTTTTGCTGCTCTTTCTATTACGCTTTGTAGGAAAAATCATCCTGGTATTATTCTTTGTTGTCAGCGCAATTGCGGTTTACTTTATCAATACCTACGGTGTTATAATAGATGGAGGCATGGTAGGCAATGTGCTAAATACCAATTATACTGAGGCTGCTGGTTTCTTTTCCATAAAATTACTACTCTATGCAATTGTGCTTGGTGTTATTCCTGCTATTATTATCATTAAAGCCCAAATAGTATATGTAACATTCAAGCGATTTTTGGCCATCACTTCAGCTACTTTATTATTTATGTTAATTGTAGTATTTGCCAATGCCCAAAATTGGTTATGGGTTGATAAAAATTCGCCAGTATTAGGTGGGCTTGCAATGCCATGGAGTTACACAGTAAATCTTTCTCTGCATTATATACATAAACAACAGGAAAATGAAAAAGAAATATTACTGCCTGATGCCACTATAAAGGATAACCAGAAATCGGTTGTAGTCTTAGTGATCGGAGAATCCGCCAGAAGGGAAAATTTCTCTTTATACGGGTACAGTAAAAATACCAATCCGCTTCTTTCAAAAACCCCTGGTGTATTTCACTTTAATGCTACCTCCTGCGCCACCTACACTACTGCGGGTGTAAAATGCATTTTAGAACACAAAAATACCGGCGATTTGTATGAGATTCTGCCCAATTATTTATATAGAAATGGCGTAGAGGTTGCATGGAGAACCACAAACTGGGGAGAACCACCGGTTCATATAAAGAATTACCTGGGCAAAGACGCGCTGATGAAAGACTGTAAGGGCGAGGGATGCGAGTACGATGAAGTTCTCTTGAATAATCTGAAAGAGCAAATAGCAGCAAGTACAAAAAATAAGGTATTGATAATATTGCACACAAGTACAAGTCATGGACCTGAGTATAGCAAAAAATATCCGCCTCAGTTCGAAACTTTTAAGCCAGTCTGCAATAGCGTTGAATTAGCAAAATGTTCTACTACAGAACTGGTCAATGCTTATGACAATACGATTGGTTATACCGATTATATTTTATACAATGTAATTGAAGATTTAAAACAATTAAAGGAATATAGAAGTGCCATGATCTTTGTTTCCGACCATGGCGAATCTTTAGGAGAAAAAAATCTATACATGCATGGTATGCCTTTAAGACTGGCGCCAAAACAACAATATGAAATTCCTTTTATAGTTTGGACATCTGACAACAGTTTAAAACAACTGAACACAGAAAATTCATTGTCCCAAGAATATGTATTTCACAGCGTTTTAAATTTCTTGGGCATACAAAGTCCTGTTTATAATGAGGAATTGAACATTTTTAAATAG
- a CDS encoding dihydrofolate reductase family protein produces MRKIKLQMNILLDNKWDSGMSDFSIDNLANVDCILHGRKTAEGFIPYWAEVANNPNDGEHKLGIRFAEIPNVIFSNTLKDSNLDNTTIINGNLAEAIKALKNKDGKDIIVYGGDSFVSSLIQHDLIDEYYVLANPAALGNGQQTFNPLKNELALKLVDCKPFACGAVLVSYSRQR; encoded by the coding sequence ATGAGAAAGATAAAATTACAAATGAACATCTTACTTGACAATAAATGGGACAGCGGAATGTCGGACTTTAGTATCGACAATCTCGCCAATGTGGACTGCATTCTGCATGGTAGAAAAACCGCGGAAGGGTTTATTCCATATTGGGCTGAAGTGGCAAACAATCCCAATGACGGTGAGCATAAACTCGGAATACGGTTTGCAGAAATTCCAAATGTGATTTTTTCAAATACCCTCAAGGACAGCAATTTGGACAATACAACCATTATAAATGGCAATTTAGCAGAGGCAATAAAAGCACTGAAAAATAAAGATGGCAAAGACATCATTGTCTATGGTGGTGACTCATTTGTATCGTCATTAATACAACATGATTTAATCGACGAGTATTATGTACTTGCAAACCCTGCCGCATTAGGTAACGGACAACAAACCTTCAATCCTTTAAAAAATGAATTAGCGTTAAAACTTGTAGACTGCAAACCGTTTGCCTGCGGCGCGGTTTTAGTATCTTACTCAAGACAGCGATAA
- a CDS encoding SDR family oxidoreductase: MILVTGATGNLGKATINSLLNRGIAPNDITALVRDETKSAELKSKGVQIKLGDYQDFESLKSAFRGVNKLLLVSSSSDISKRFEQHKNAINAARETGVGHIIYTSFDMKNLQQSIMAEEVRYHAYTADYLKQVAIPYTLMDNTMYADMIPVLSGKDILNSGISIPAGDGKTPFLPITEMAEALAVVLTTPGHENKEYVIAAETAFSFGEIADLLSEITGKTITYKQPEVSSYIAWLVQIGASEDDAAYIARFCVAIANGEFDTNKSDVKQLLGRSPVSLKDFLQSIYG; encoded by the coding sequence ATGATTTTAGTAACCGGTGCAACAGGGAATTTAGGTAAAGCCACCATTAATTCATTATTAAACAGAGGTATAGCCCCAAACGATATTACTGCATTGGTGAGAGATGAAACGAAGTCGGCAGAATTAAAATCAAAAGGAGTTCAAATAAAACTTGGCGACTATCAGGATTTTGAGTCTTTAAAAAGTGCGTTCCGGGGCGTGAACAAGCTGCTGCTTGTATCTTCTTCATCAGATATAAGCAAGAGGTTCGAGCAGCACAAAAATGCGATCAATGCTGCCAGGGAAACTGGTGTTGGCCATATTATCTATACGAGCTTTGACATGAAAAATTTACAACAAAGTATAATGGCGGAGGAGGTTCGATATCATGCATACACAGCTGATTATCTAAAACAAGTAGCCATTCCTTATACTTTGATGGATAATACCATGTATGCTGACATGATTCCCGTATTATCTGGAAAGGATATATTAAACAGTGGTATTTCTATTCCTGCCGGGGATGGCAAAACTCCCTTTTTGCCAATAACGGAAATGGCTGAAGCTTTAGCCGTTGTACTGACTACTCCCGGCCACGAAAATAAGGAATATGTCATTGCTGCAGAAACCGCTTTTTCCTTCGGGGAGATTGCTGACCTACTATCAGAGATTACCGGAAAAACAATAACTTATAAACAGCCGGAGGTAAGTTCATATATTGCATGGCTTGTACAGATCGGTGCTTCTGAAGATGATGCAGCGTACATTGCAAGGTTCTGTGTGGCGATTGCTAACGGAGAATTCGATACCAATAAAAGTGATGTAAAACAATTACTGGGTAGGAGTCCGGTCAGTTTAAAAGATTTTTTGCAAAGCATATACGGTTAA
- a CDS encoding winged helix-turn-helix transcriptional regulator — protein sequence MENNLDHADCPVTAAIALFAGRWKLMILHVLSKNTRRFGEIQVRVPAISKKVLTEQLRELEADGLITRKQYKELPPRVEYTLTDFGRSLCPLLIDIAAWKRKNIG from the coding sequence ATGGAAAATAATTTGGACCATGCTGACTGTCCTGTTACAGCAGCGATAGCCCTGTTTGCAGGGCGGTGGAAGTTGATGATTTTACATGTGCTTTCCAAAAATACCAGACGTTTTGGCGAAATCCAGGTTAGGGTACCTGCTATTTCAAAAAAGGTGTTAACCGAACAATTGAGAGAGCTTGAAGCTGATGGCTTGATCACCAGGAAACAGTATAAGGAGCTTCCTCCCCGGGTCGAATATACGCTCACTGACTTTGGAAGAAGCCTGTGCCCTTTGTTAATTGATATAGCAGCCTGGAAAAGAAAAAACATTGGATAA
- a CDS encoding DUF6789 family protein — translation MHDLFIIIIAGIWGTLLMTGAMYLLFLITRKNYKVVGILATMVTNHTTRDKGLTKSRSDLFIGVVLHYLIGIIFSFIYYFLCESAVMEPDIRSGMLFGMAAGIVAMIFWYCFIKMHPNPPLIPLYSYIIVVGLGHVIFGLGLYMVFMRF, via the coding sequence ATGCACGACCTTTTTATCATCATCATTGCCGGCATCTGGGGTACGCTGCTCATGACAGGAGCGATGTACCTGCTGTTTCTTATTACCAGGAAAAATTATAAAGTGGTAGGCATCCTGGCTACTATGGTAACAAATCACACTACGCGAGACAAAGGACTAACAAAGTCCCGATCAGATTTATTCATAGGTGTGGTTTTACATTACCTGATAGGTATTATATTTTCATTTATCTACTACTTTCTTTGTGAATCAGCCGTTATGGAGCCGGACATCAGATCAGGTATGCTGTTTGGTATGGCGGCAGGGATTGTGGCCATGATATTCTGGTATTGTTTTATTAAGATGCATCCAAACCCGCCGTTAATACCCTTATATTCTTACATAATTGTTGTAGGGCTCGGCCATGTTATTTTCGGTCTGGGCCTGTATATGGTTTTTATGCGGTTTTGA
- a CDS encoding TlpA family protein disulfide reductase: protein MRTITLFLITTISCTVWDARAQDKEMFYSRARALAKQTDPVKATDSMYAIIQDLHLKNSEDVDMLKGEVAMAYLRVNDEAQFEAYIKQIWNKFNQTSYLNMGAEELLNKKINLAYAEKIAAQTVNLYLSYKDDPAAKPAEFPLEDWNRFMQMAMYPYYETYAAILHANGKDKDALFYLRMALKNEDMDGLSPEVAELYSTLLLANGLEDEAWDILLKMAEAGRGSSAMHIQLRKLGVKKLGSEIRTTVFLDSIRQNLEAIHLASLTQKMIVDTQAPDFTVSDLNGKEVSLVKLKGKIVVVDFWATWCLPCIASMPAMENLRKKYPEVLFLFIATKDKASAVNEYCKKNKLPVHTFLDKPAADVASSFKVSGIPTKAIIDRNGNLRFQTTGYSSDQELMLEMEAMIKIVKDL, encoded by the coding sequence ATGAGAACTATCACCTTATTCTTGATCACTACTATCAGCTGTACTGTATGGGATGCCAGGGCACAGGATAAAGAAATGTTTTATAGCCGGGCAAGGGCTCTGGCAAAGCAAACAGATCCCGTAAAGGCTACAGATTCAATGTATGCCATCATTCAGGACCTTCACCTTAAGAATTCAGAAGATGTTGACATGTTGAAAGGGGAAGTAGCAATGGCTTACCTGCGTGTTAACGATGAGGCGCAATTTGAAGCCTATATTAAACAGATCTGGAACAAGTTTAATCAGACTTCTTATCTGAATATGGGTGCGGAAGAGCTCTTAAATAAGAAAATTAATCTGGCATATGCAGAAAAAATAGCAGCCCAAACGGTAAACTTATATTTATCTTATAAAGATGATCCGGCAGCTAAACCAGCTGAATTTCCACTGGAAGACTGGAACCGTTTTATGCAAATGGCGATGTATCCCTATTATGAAACCTATGCAGCCATTCTTCATGCAAACGGAAAAGATAAAGATGCGCTCTTTTATCTAAGAATGGCTTTAAAAAATGAAGACATGGATGGGCTGAGTCCTGAAGTGGCGGAATTATACAGCACCCTGCTGCTTGCTAACGGGCTGGAGGATGAGGCATGGGATATATTGCTTAAAATGGCAGAAGCGGGAAGAGGAAGTAGTGCTATGCACATCCAGCTTAGGAAGCTGGGTGTTAAAAAATTAGGTAGTGAGATACGTACTACCGTATTTTTGGACTCCATCCGACAAAATCTGGAGGCTATCCACCTTGCGTCATTAACTCAAAAAATGATTGTTGATACACAGGCTCCGGATTTCACTGTTTCGGATCTTAACGGAAAAGAGGTATCGTTGGTAAAATTGAAAGGCAAGATAGTTGTAGTGGATTTCTGGGCTACCTGGTGTTTGCCTTGTATAGCTTCTATGCCAGCGATGGAGAACCTAAGGAAAAAGTATCCGGAGGTGTTGTTCCTGTTTATCGCTACTAAAGACAAAGCGTCTGCCGTAAATGAATATTGTAAAAAGAATAAACTTCCTGTACATACATTCCTGGATAAACCCGCAGCAGATGTTGCCAGTTCTTTTAAAGTGAGCGGTATTCCCACTAAAGCTATTATTGACAGGAATGGAAATCTCAGGTTTCAAACAACGGGGTATTCGTCTGATCAGGAACTGATGCTGGAGATGGAGGCAATGATCAAGATTGTAAAGGACTTGTAG
- a CDS encoding RNA polymerase sigma factor has translation MQKLTCERERELLNALTLDDEQAFAVLFHNYKNKIYGFILGITSSEEISKDIVQDVFLKIWKMRHRASEIENFNALIYRMARNAALDHLKRASRESTVLSHLSVLSKEATAHDPFEDIKAAEIKTKYENALQRLPKQQRLVYELKHLQGIEYPEIAKKLRLSVPTIRSHFRNALNALKSNLFLTLFIIITRF, from the coding sequence ATGCAAAAGCTTACATGTGAAAGGGAGCGGGAATTACTTAATGCGCTTACACTTGACGATGAGCAGGCATTCGCTGTACTTTTTCACAACTATAAAAATAAGATCTACGGTTTCATCCTGGGGATCACCTCCTCAGAAGAAATTTCGAAAGACATCGTCCAGGACGTTTTTTTGAAAATATGGAAAATGCGCCATCGTGCCAGCGAAATTGAAAACTTTAATGCCTTAATTTATCGTATGGCAAGGAATGCTGCGCTTGATCATCTGAAGCGGGCTTCACGCGAGTCTACGGTGCTTTCACATCTAAGTGTGCTCTCAAAAGAAGCTACTGCCCATGATCCTTTCGAGGATATCAAGGCTGCAGAAATTAAAACAAAATACGAAAACGCTTTACAAAGATTACCCAAACAACAACGGCTGGTTTATGAACTAAAACATCTTCAAGGGATTGAATACCCGGAGATTGCTAAAAAACTGCGTCTTTCTGTTCCTACCATAAGAAGCCACTTCAGAAATGCCCTGAATGCCTTAAAATCCAACCTCTTTCTGACCCTGTTCATTATAATTACCCGCTTTTAA